In Flammeovirgaceae bacterium 311, one DNA window encodes the following:
- a CDS encoding NodT family RND efflux system outer membrane lipoprotein (COG1538 Outer membrane protein), translating into MAVIPAGKIKHAKVIKRHAMAPPCYAPVTRPFYILLSFLLVFTAVFFSACTPRTSKTTLPLDPPEAFSDSGDAEMPANWWTTFEDQELNAMVSQALDSNFNLMTTWYRFQAARAVADRESSYLLPDIEGSLQVATNYPQPNFVGGENLRFGLAAFYEIDLWGRIGSRIAAERFRAEATLLDYQAAAISLSGEIARSWYGLVAARQQLALVEEQIETNEKILRLIRARFGSGQTRAVDFLRQKQLIESTREQKIFTESRIELLEHQLAVLLGVPPQREIGYLAGSFPELPPLPQTGIPAELVQRRPDVQSAFKLLQAADREVAAAISNKYPRFSISAAPSVRANNAEDLFQDWAYSLAANLAAPLFYGGRLSAEVDRTQAVKQQRLYEWGQTVLIAFREVEDALIQEQKQQESIAVLEEQLSLAEQAFEQLRLEYFNGISDYLAVLTALGQEQQLRRDLIAARLNLLEYRIALYRALAGGFNMAGVPED; encoded by the coding sequence ATGGCCGTTATCCCAGCAGGGAAAATAAAGCACGCTAAGGTGATTAAACGTCATGCCATGGCTCCTCCTTGCTATGCGCCTGTTACAAGGCCTTTCTATATCCTTCTAAGCTTCCTGCTGGTATTCACAGCAGTATTTTTTTCAGCCTGCACACCCAGAACTTCGAAAACTACTTTGCCGCTGGATCCCCCGGAAGCATTTTCGGACTCTGGAGATGCGGAAATGCCTGCAAATTGGTGGACTACTTTCGAGGATCAGGAGTTGAACGCAATGGTGAGCCAGGCACTTGATTCTAACTTTAACCTGATGACAACCTGGTACAGGTTTCAGGCTGCAAGGGCCGTAGCCGATCGGGAATCATCCTATTTATTGCCGGATATTGAAGGCTCGTTACAGGTTGCCACCAACTACCCTCAGCCCAACTTTGTGGGTGGCGAAAATCTGCGGTTTGGACTGGCAGCTTTTTATGAAATAGACCTCTGGGGCCGCATCGGCTCCAGAATAGCTGCTGAACGTTTTCGGGCCGAAGCTACCTTATTAGATTATCAGGCAGCTGCTATTTCGCTTTCCGGAGAGATTGCCCGAAGCTGGTATGGACTCGTGGCAGCAAGGCAACAGCTGGCACTTGTGGAGGAGCAAATTGAAACCAATGAAAAGATCCTGAGGCTCATCAGGGCACGCTTCGGTAGCGGACAAACCAGGGCTGTCGATTTTCTCCGCCAAAAACAGTTGATAGAATCGACCAGGGAGCAAAAAATTTTCACAGAATCCAGAATAGAGCTTTTAGAACACCAGTTAGCAGTGTTGTTGGGTGTTCCACCTCAAAGGGAAATCGGATACCTTGCCGGGAGCTTTCCGGAGCTTCCTCCATTACCTCAAACAGGCATACCTGCCGAGCTTGTTCAAAGGCGCCCGGATGTACAGTCTGCCTTTAAGCTTTTACAGGCAGCTGATCGGGAGGTAGCGGCAGCTATTAGTAATAAGTATCCCAGATTTTCAATTAGCGCCGCTCCTTCGGTGAGGGCAAACAATGCAGAAGATCTCTTTCAGGACTGGGCTTATTCGCTTGCCGCTAATCTTGCTGCTCCTCTTTTTTATGGAGGAAGACTGAGTGCTGAAGTGGACCGGACTCAGGCTGTTAAACAACAAAGACTTTATGAATGGGGGCAAACGGTACTGATCGCCTTTCGGGAAGTGGAGGATGCCCTGATACAGGAGCAGAAACAACAGGAAAGCATAGCGGTTTTGGAAGAACAGCTTAGCCTTGCCGAACAAGCTTTCGAACAACTCCGGCTGGAGTACTTTAATGGTATCAGTGATTACCTGGCCGTACTCACAGCGCTTGGCCAGGAGCAGCAGCTTAGGCGAGATCTTATAGCAGCCAGGCTAAATCTGCTGGAGTATCGAATTGCCCTATACCGTGCCCTGGCTGGTGGGTTTAATATGGCAGGAGTGCCTGAAGACTGA
- a CDS encoding carbohydrate esterase (COG0627 Predicted esterase): protein MTVKSPNLKGRGDICVFVPPGIRVDQTLPVVLLLHGVYGSAWSWALKAGVHLQASEMIERKEIPPMIIAMPSDGLWGDGSAYLPHNGYNFEQWIVTDVVDAMVENIPGATRESPLFIAGLSMGGFGALRIGAKYGSRFSGISGLSSITGLEQMKLFVEEDLEHYAQENQVDEDVFNTFQQYRHQLPPIRFDCGTDDLLIEYNRKLHRQLQEAGIAHIYEEYHGGHEWNYWKKYVAVSLNFFNKQLQTKNTAVD from the coding sequence ATGACTGTGAAAAGCCCGAATCTGAAAGGGAGGGGGGATATCTGCGTTTTTGTGCCACCGGGTATTCGGGTTGATCAAACCCTTCCGGTTGTGCTGTTGCTGCACGGAGTTTACGGAAGTGCCTGGAGCTGGGCATTAAAGGCAGGGGTGCATCTGCAGGCCAGCGAGATGATCGAACGGAAAGAAATCCCGCCCATGATCATAGCCATGCCTTCTGATGGGTTATGGGGCGATGGATCGGCCTATTTACCCCATAACGGATATAATTTTGAACAGTGGATAGTAACGGATGTAGTGGATGCAATGGTGGAGAACATCCCGGGCGCCACAAGAGAGTCACCTCTTTTTATTGCCGGTCTGTCGATGGGAGGGTTTGGCGCTTTAAGAATAGGCGCCAAATATGGATCCCGCTTCAGTGGTATTTCAGGACTCTCATCCATTACAGGTCTGGAGCAAATGAAGTTGTTTGTGGAGGAAGATCTTGAGCATTATGCACAGGAAAATCAGGTGGATGAAGATGTATTCAATACCTTTCAGCAGTACAGGCATCAGCTTCCGCCAATCCGTTTTGACTGTGGTACGGATGATCTGTTGATTGAGTACAACCGAAAGCTCCACAGGCAGCTGCAGGAAGCCGGCATTGCACACATATACGAAGAATACCATGGCGGGCATGAGTGGAATTACTGGAAAAAGTACGTTGCAGTATCATTAAACTTCTTTAATAAACAGCTTCAGACCAAAAACACTGCTGTAGATTAG
- a CDS encoding putative alcohol dehydrogenase (COG1062 Zn-dependent alcohol dehydrogenases, class III): MTIFCKAAIADGKGGFFIDEIKVNEPGADEVLVKVKAAGLCHTDYDSLHWGKQLILGHEGAGVVVKAGSQVQDLKEGDSVILNWATPCGDCYQCRGGNEHICETNSPVVAGGNGYTPGHASLSGTEWKGKPILRSFNIGTLSEYTLVKASALVKNHSRKLPFPAASIISCGVMTGFGSVVNAAKVEEGASVVVLGTGGVGLNVIQGAKISKAAKIIAVDINSERLEMALKFGATHLIVAEKTDANLKKAAEEVKSMTGGRGADYAFECTAVPQLGAAPLAMIRNGGMAVQVSGIEQEITVDMSLFEWDKIYINPLYGKCRPQVDFPKIIDYYDNGSLLLEEMITRTYSLTALNNAFEDMLAGRNAKGVVVFP; this comes from the coding sequence ATGACAATATTTTGTAAGGCTGCCATAGCTGATGGCAAAGGAGGTTTTTTTATTGATGAAATTAAAGTGAATGAGCCAGGGGCTGATGAAGTACTGGTGAAGGTAAAAGCAGCAGGCTTATGCCATACCGATTATGATTCCCTTCATTGGGGAAAACAGTTAATATTGGGCCATGAAGGCGCCGGAGTGGTGGTAAAAGCAGGCAGCCAGGTTCAGGATTTAAAAGAGGGAGACTCCGTTATTCTGAATTGGGCTACTCCCTGCGGAGATTGTTATCAGTGCAGGGGCGGAAATGAACATATTTGTGAAACCAACAGCCCGGTAGTAGCAGGTGGTAATGGTTATACACCAGGTCATGCCAGCCTTTCCGGTACCGAATGGAAGGGTAAGCCTATTCTTCGGTCTTTCAATATCGGAACCTTATCAGAATACACATTGGTAAAGGCTTCTGCATTGGTAAAGAATCATTCCAGGAAATTGCCATTCCCGGCGGCCAGCATTATCAGTTGTGGTGTAATGACAGGCTTTGGTTCTGTGGTCAATGCTGCAAAAGTAGAAGAAGGGGCCAGTGTTGTGGTGCTGGGCACCGGTGGGGTGGGATTGAATGTGATTCAGGGGGCTAAAATTTCCAAAGCAGCAAAAATAATAGCAGTAGATATAAATTCGGAGCGTCTGGAAATGGCTTTGAAATTTGGTGCTACCCATCTGATTGTGGCAGAAAAAACAGATGCAAACCTTAAGAAGGCAGCAGAGGAAGTTAAAAGTATGACCGGGGGAAGAGGGGCAGATTACGCTTTTGAATGTACTGCTGTACCTCAGCTGGGTGCTGCGCCCCTGGCAATGATTAGAAATGGAGGAATGGCAGTTCAGGTAAGTGGCATAGAGCAGGAGATCACCGTCGATATGTCTTTGTTCGAATGGGACAAAATTTATATAAACCCTCTCTATGGAAAATGCCGCCCTCAGGTGGATTTTCCGAAAATCATCGATTACTACGACAATGGGTCACTTCTGCTTGAAGAAATGATAACCAGAACCTACAGTTTAACAGCACTAAATAATGCATTTGAAGATATGCTTGCGGGTAGAAACGCAAAGGGAGTTGTGGTCTTCCCTTAA
- a CDS encoding multidrug resistance protein (COG0841 Cation/multidrug efflux pump), whose product MEQADQNNNAEKAHGGPIAYMVRNPIVANLLMFILIGGGVWSMLNVQKEVYPEFQLDIVEVSVVYPGAAPAEVEMGILLPVEEAVRGVQGIKEVTSTANEGSGNVQIELVAGTERMKAFQDIDQAITRIRTFPDEIEEPEVRLQSRQRSVMEVGLYGDVDIWTLRKLGEQLRDRLLNNEAITQVEIGNVPDYVTHIEIPRYRLREYNLTLGDVAEIIRQSSEDVPAGAVETNTGEILLRMKERKQWAEEFGEIEIITAASGGTVTLAELANITDGFSEEGSHGQFNQQLSVELEIFRIGDQSPLEIASVVEEILIDFRGALPPGVKYRIDSNIAEDYQERLYLLGENGIMAIIIVLLILALFLEYKLAFWVMMGMAIAFVGSMLFLPLVDLSINMISLFGFLVVLGIVVDDAVVVGENIYEYRQQGKGFLEAAILGAKDISRPVVFSILTNIIAFIPLLFIPGTTGKYWWPLPAVVIIVLSVSLFEALFILPAHLAHSSKKKSSNKVIGYLERWQEAFSKHFQRFVDRYYRPLLKKSLQNRYITLTAAVSLLVMVGGYGYSDHMGIILMPEVAADEIEAGVRLPVSTTPDQAERVAAQITTSTLQMFEKHDLFKVAEGVKTNVRGQNFIDVEIVMKPPDERDMSAQEVINLWRDEIGEIEGVDQITFEAERGPGGAAQDITIDLSHSDIEVLEKASKAFLERAEAFENTRDVSDNYNKGKLQFDFELLPEGRNLGLTPTGVGQQIRNAFYGALAMRQLRGTNEVEVRVKLPLEERKDLYNLEDFAIRTPDGTEVPLLDVVTVNEREAFTSINRRNGRRVVSVGMDVEPANTVTQVLASLQQEVLPQLRADYPGITWSFEGSQADMRESTQALWGGFILAMFVIYALLAVAFSSYLQPLIVLLAIPFGLVGAVIGHIILGYDLSLVSLMGVIALSGVVVNDSLIMVDYANRRRKGQDQSLFEAIHESGVRRFRPIILTTLTTFGGLTPIIMETSPQASNLIPMAISLGFGIIFSTAIILLLVPCLYMVLEDIVSLVKGKL is encoded by the coding sequence ATGGAGCAGGCAGATCAAAATAATAATGCCGAAAAAGCACATGGCGGACCTATTGCCTACATGGTGCGCAATCCCATTGTGGCCAACTTGTTAATGTTCATCCTGATTGGTGGTGGGGTTTGGTCGATGCTTAATGTGCAAAAGGAAGTTTATCCGGAATTTCAGCTCGATATTGTAGAAGTGAGTGTGGTGTACCCGGGAGCAGCACCGGCAGAAGTGGAAATGGGTATCCTGCTGCCGGTAGAGGAAGCGGTAAGAGGAGTGCAGGGCATAAAAGAAGTAACTTCCACTGCCAATGAAGGCTCGGGAAATGTGCAGATTGAGCTGGTGGCCGGCACAGAGCGGATGAAGGCCTTCCAGGATATTGATCAGGCAATTACCAGGATACGGACTTTTCCCGATGAAATTGAGGAGCCGGAAGTGCGGCTGCAATCTCGTCAGCGCAGCGTAATGGAGGTTGGACTATATGGAGATGTAGATATCTGGACCCTCAGAAAGTTGGGCGAGCAGCTCCGTGACCGCTTATTGAATAATGAAGCAATTACGCAGGTAGAAATTGGCAATGTGCCAGATTACGTAACCCATATTGAAATTCCGCGCTACCGGCTGCGCGAGTACAACTTAACGCTGGGCGATGTGGCGGAAATCATCCGCCAGTCGAGCGAAGATGTACCGGCCGGTGCCGTAGAAACCAACACCGGCGAAATTCTGCTGCGCATGAAGGAGCGCAAGCAGTGGGCGGAAGAGTTCGGTGAGATAGAAATTATCACAGCAGCATCGGGGGGCACCGTTACCCTGGCAGAACTGGCTAATATTACCGACGGCTTTTCAGAGGAGGGATCCCATGGTCAGTTCAATCAGCAGCTTTCCGTAGAGCTGGAGATCTTCAGAATTGGAGACCAGTCGCCCCTGGAGATTGCATCAGTCGTAGAGGAGATCCTCATTGATTTTAGAGGAGCACTTCCCCCGGGTGTAAAGTACCGCATCGATAGCAATATTGCCGAAGACTACCAGGAACGCCTGTACCTGCTTGGTGAAAACGGCATTATGGCCATTATCATAGTTTTATTAATCCTGGCGCTTTTTCTTGAATACAAGCTGGCCTTTTGGGTGATGATGGGCATGGCCATTGCTTTTGTGGGCAGCATGCTGTTTTTGCCCCTGGTTGACCTGAGCATCAACATGATCTCCCTGTTTGGATTTTTAGTGGTGCTGGGCATTGTGGTAGACGATGCCGTGGTGGTGGGAGAAAACATCTATGAGTATCGGCAGCAGGGTAAAGGTTTTCTGGAGGCGGCAATTTTAGGCGCTAAGGATATTTCCCGGCCTGTTGTTTTCAGCATACTTACCAACATTATTGCCTTTATTCCGCTCCTGTTCATTCCCGGCACTACCGGTAAATATTGGTGGCCCCTGCCAGCGGTGGTCATCATAGTGCTTAGTGTTTCCTTATTCGAAGCCCTGTTTATTCTGCCGGCTCACCTGGCGCACAGCTCCAAAAAGAAATCATCCAACAAAGTGATTGGGTACCTGGAGCGCTGGCAGGAAGCTTTCTCAAAGCACTTTCAGCGATTCGTAGATCGCTATTACAGGCCCCTCTTGAAAAAGAGTCTGCAGAACCGCTACATCACCCTCACTGCCGCTGTTTCGCTTCTGGTAATGGTAGGGGGTTACGGATACAGCGACCATATGGGCATTATTTTGATGCCGGAAGTAGCAGCTGACGAGATTGAAGCGGGCGTTAGGTTGCCTGTTAGCACCACGCCTGATCAGGCAGAAAGAGTAGCTGCACAAATTACCACCTCCACGCTGCAGATGTTTGAAAAGCACGACCTGTTTAAAGTGGCCGAAGGGGTAAAGACTAATGTGCGGGGTCAGAATTTTATTGATGTGGAGATTGTAATGAAACCACCCGACGAGCGCGATATGTCGGCCCAGGAGGTGATAAACCTCTGGCGGGATGAAATTGGTGAAATAGAAGGTGTGGATCAGATTACTTTTGAGGCTGAACGAGGTCCGGGCGGTGCAGCCCAGGACATCACCATTGACTTAAGCCACTCAGACATAGAAGTACTGGAAAAAGCGAGCAAGGCCTTTTTAGAACGGGCGGAAGCTTTTGAAAACACACGGGATGTAAGCGATAACTACAACAAAGGCAAGCTTCAGTTTGATTTTGAGCTTCTGCCCGAGGGCAGAAACCTGGGCTTAACCCCTACGGGTGTGGGGCAGCAGATCAGAAATGCGTTCTACGGGGCACTGGCTATGCGGCAGCTGCGGGGCACCAACGAGGTGGAGGTGCGGGTAAAGCTGCCACTGGAAGAACGAAAAGATCTCTACAACCTGGAAGATTTTGCAATTCGGACACCTGATGGTACGGAAGTGCCCCTGCTGGATGTGGTTACTGTAAATGAGCGGGAAGCTTTTACCTCCATAAACCGCCGTAATGGGCGCCGCGTGGTGTCAGTTGGCATGGATGTAGAGCCGGCCAATACGGTTACGCAGGTGCTGGCCTCCCTGCAACAGGAAGTACTTCCCCAGCTTAGGGCAGATTACCCAGGAATTACCTGGAGTTTTGAAGGAAGCCAGGCCGACATGAGAGAATCTACCCAGGCGCTCTGGGGCGGCTTTATCCTGGCAATGTTTGTGATTTATGCCCTGCTGGCCGTTGCCTTTAGCAGCTATCTTCAGCCCCTGATTGTGCTGCTGGCTATTCCCTTCGGGCTTGTAGGCGCGGTAATCGGGCATATAATTCTCGGATATGATTTATCGCTGGTTAGCCTGATGGGCGTGATTGCTTTATCGGGAGTGGTGGTAAATGATTCGCTGATCATGGTTGATTATGCCAACAGGAGGCGCAAAGGCCAGGATCAATCCCTGTTTGAAGCCATCCATGAATCAGGGGTACGTCGTTTCCGTCCTATCATCCTAACCACACTAACCACCTTCGGTGGCCTCACACCAATCATTATGGAAACATCTCCGCAGGCCAGCAACCTGATTCCAATGGCTATCTCCCTGGGGTTCGGCATAATCTTTTCCACCGCCATCATCCTCCTGCTTGTTCCATGCCTCTACATGGTACTGGAAGATATTGTATCGCTGGTAAAAGGTAAGCTTTGA
- a CDS encoding LysR family transcriptional regulator (COG0583 Transcriptional regulator), which translates to MELQQIKYFLKLAQELHFWNTAEKMFITQSVLSRQIKALEDELGVELFVRSKRNVKLTEAGLFLRDQWLPLLDQINSIHRQAKKIHEGAYGAIKIGYPGSIAYGFLPELISGIAQSLPELKVELVEPTDISFEQLLLNYQMDLAFRRDPAENPALKSICLYSEYFSLVVPKNHHLNEENCKGLQDVKDEKFILSGLHHKTFYVSSLRQIFDDYSFKPKVYIESDFGGMILSLVARGLGVSVLPSSYTYSALPDVRFINLPHKVNLYAIWRKEDPSPVLRNVLGQVQQVADKFKIGQS; encoded by the coding sequence GTGGAGCTGCAACAAATAAAGTATTTCTTAAAACTGGCTCAGGAGCTGCATTTCTGGAACACAGCCGAAAAGATGTTCATCACGCAGTCGGTCCTGAGCAGGCAGATCAAAGCCCTGGAAGATGAGCTTGGCGTAGAGCTTTTTGTGAGGAGCAAGAGGAATGTAAAACTTACGGAGGCAGGCCTATTTTTAAGGGATCAATGGCTGCCACTGCTTGATCAGATAAACAGCATTCACAGGCAAGCCAAAAAAATACATGAGGGTGCTTATGGCGCTATTAAAATAGGCTATCCTGGTTCTATTGCTTATGGCTTTCTGCCAGAGCTGATCTCCGGCATTGCCCAATCTTTACCAGAGCTTAAGGTTGAGCTGGTAGAGCCAACTGATATAAGTTTTGAGCAGTTGCTACTAAACTACCAAATGGACCTGGCCTTCAGGAGAGATCCTGCAGAAAATCCTGCTTTAAAATCTATTTGCCTCTACTCAGAGTATTTTTCACTGGTAGTACCCAAAAACCATCATTTAAATGAAGAAAACTGCAAGGGCCTGCAGGATGTAAAAGATGAGAAGTTCATATTGTCTGGTTTACACCATAAAACCTTTTATGTAAGCAGCCTTCGGCAGATTTTTGATGATTACAGCTTTAAACCAAAGGTATATATCGAATCTGATTTTGGAGGTATGATTTTAAGTTTGGTAGCCCGAGGTCTCGGGGTTTCTGTGTTGCCAAGTTCTTACACTTATAGCGCTCTGCCTGATGTGCGCTTTATCAACCTTCCTCATAAAGTTAATTTATATGCCATATGGCGAAAAGAAGATCCAAGTCCTGTTCTAAGAAACGTGTTGGGGCAGGTGCAGCAAGTAGCTGATAAATTTAAAATAGGCCAAAGCTGA
- a CDS encoding AraC family transcriptional regulator (COG2207 AraC-type DNA-binding domain-containing proteins): MPLELNSFKVAFQEKKEFDYPWHYHPEFELTYILSSHGVRYVGNSIASFADDDLVLAGPNLPHCWKNAGEQELPASAIVIQWKEDFLGKEWFQHQEFAAIRKLLELSKKGIKFNKEVACHLKESFFELLELPPFEKLIRLLQILQQLAQTEQYHVLCEQGFLHNLNHKENERIDVVHQYVKNNYAKKITLAEIAELVSMNEVYFSRFFSKIMQKSFFVFLNEYRITIACQLLIDTDLQVAEICYLSGYESLPFFYRQFKKFKGHTPLAYKAQYQKIFPKT, from the coding sequence ATGCCTTTGGAGCTTAATTCATTCAAGGTTGCTTTTCAGGAGAAAAAGGAATTCGATTACCCCTGGCATTACCACCCGGAATTTGAGTTAACCTATATTTTAAGCAGCCATGGTGTTCGTTATGTAGGGAACAGTATAGCGTCTTTTGCAGATGATGACCTGGTGTTAGCAGGCCCAAACTTACCCCATTGCTGGAAGAATGCAGGGGAACAAGAGTTACCGGCAAGCGCAATAGTTATACAATGGAAAGAAGATTTTTTAGGAAAGGAATGGTTCCAGCATCAGGAATTTGCAGCGATCAGAAAGCTTCTTGAATTATCTAAAAAGGGCATAAAATTTAATAAGGAAGTAGCCTGCCATTTAAAAGAAAGCTTTTTTGAACTGCTGGAGCTCCCGCCTTTTGAAAAGCTGATACGTTTACTGCAAATACTGCAGCAGCTGGCACAAACAGAACAATATCATGTTTTATGTGAACAAGGTTTTTTACACAACCTAAATCACAAAGAGAATGAGCGTATTGATGTTGTTCATCAGTATGTTAAAAACAACTATGCTAAAAAAATAACGCTGGCCGAAATTGCTGAACTGGTTAGCATGAATGAAGTTTACTTCTCCAGATTTTTCAGTAAGATCATGCAAAAGTCTTTTTTTGTATTTCTGAATGAATACCGAATCACGATTGCCTGCCAGTTACTGATAGATACTGATCTGCAGGTAGCCGAAATCTGCTACTTATCAGGATATGAAAGCCTCCCGTTTTTTTACAGGCAGTTTAAAAAGTTTAAAGGGCATACACCTTTAGCTTATAAGGCTCAGTACCAGAAGATTTTCCCCAAAACCTAG
- a CDS encoding RND family efflux transporter MFP subunit (COG0845 Membrane-fusion protein) produces the protein MNKKKTLFICLGILLLGGVVIAFIFLTEPSASRSGATKETAMLVEVEQAEQGSFKPTIVATGTVQPSKDIVLSARVRGEVIRLSDAFVPGGFVEKGEVLLQIDPADYRNTLALRKSDLRQAVADLNIEEGRQNVARRDLDLIDETLSEENRDLVLREPQLNAIKARVQAARAQVEQAELELQRSTIRAPFDAHILSRNANLGSQVAPGDDLGRLVGREVYWVVVTVPLSSLQWLSLPRSEEEKGSEVVITDRKAWQEGAYRTGYLYKLVGALEDQTRMARLLVAVPDPLAYRSESENLPPLMINSFVEARIQGEEIRDVIRLNRDYIRQNNTVWVMEDGELQIREVEIVMNDAEYAYIASGLRENEEVVTTNLSTITEGVKLRKKAADTTTGREGTLSKGAQRNGQSAGGMR, from the coding sequence ATGAATAAGAAGAAAACGCTCTTCATCTGTTTGGGTATCCTGCTTTTGGGAGGAGTGGTTATAGCCTTTATTTTCTTAACAGAACCATCGGCAAGTCGTTCTGGTGCCACCAAAGAAACTGCCATGCTGGTGGAAGTGGAACAGGCAGAGCAGGGTAGTTTTAAGCCTACTATCGTGGCAACGGGAACCGTTCAACCCTCTAAAGATATCGTACTGAGCGCAAGGGTCAGGGGTGAGGTAATCAGGCTTTCCGATGCATTTGTGCCTGGTGGATTTGTTGAAAAAGGGGAAGTGTTGCTGCAAATTGATCCGGCGGATTATAGAAATACCCTGGCGTTGCGGAAAAGTGATTTGCGGCAGGCAGTGGCAGATTTAAACATTGAGGAGGGGCGGCAAAATGTTGCCCGCAGAGATTTAGACCTGATCGACGAAACCCTATCGGAAGAAAACCGTGACCTTGTGCTGCGCGAGCCACAGCTCAATGCGATAAAAGCCAGGGTGCAGGCAGCACGGGCGCAAGTGGAGCAGGCAGAACTGGAGTTGCAGCGAAGCACAATCAGAGCTCCGTTCGATGCGCACATCCTTAGCCGCAATGCCAACCTGGGCTCTCAGGTGGCGCCCGGCGATGACCTTGGACGCCTGGTGGGCAGGGAGGTGTATTGGGTGGTGGTAACAGTTCCGCTCTCCAGCCTTCAATGGCTTTCCTTACCACGTTCTGAAGAAGAAAAAGGATCAGAAGTAGTGATCACAGACCGAAAAGCCTGGCAGGAAGGTGCATACCGGACAGGCTACCTCTATAAGCTGGTTGGTGCGCTAGAGGACCAGACACGTATGGCACGGCTGCTGGTTGCAGTTCCCGATCCGCTTGCTTACCGGAGCGAGTCGGAAAACTTACCCCCCTTAATGATCAACTCCTTTGTGGAAGCCCGCATTCAGGGAGAAGAGATCAGGGATGTTATCAGGCTTAACCGCGATTACATCCGCCAGAATAATACGGTTTGGGTAATGGAGGATGGAGAGCTGCAAATCCGGGAGGTTGAGATCGTGATGAACGATGCAGAATATGCCTATATCGCCAGTGGTTTAAGGGAGAATGAGGAGGTGGTGACCACCAACCTCTCAACAATTACCGAAGGCGTAAAGCTCCGCAAAAAAGCGGCCGACACCACTACAGGCAGGGAGGGTACGCTTTCTAAGGGAGCACAAAGAAATGGACAATCTGCGGGAGGTATGCGGTAA
- a CDS encoding luciferase family protein (COG2141 Coenzyme F420-dependent N5,N10-methylene tetrahydromethanopterin reductase and related flavin-dependent oxidoreductases), which yields MSTTQNNIPYSVLELATVAAGSTPADAFRNSLALAQKAEQFGYTRFWLAEHHNMISIASSATSVLISHIAGGTKKIRVGSGGIMLPNHSPLIVAEEFGTLGSLFPDRIDLGLGRAPGTDQVTAHAIRSDRMQAVYNFPEEVSQIQQYFSPDNRTSKVRATVAEGVEVPIYILGSSTDSAWLAAKKGLPYAFASHFAPTHLFDALAIYYNNFQPSEYLQEPYSIACINIIAADTDQEAEKLSTSLIKMMFGVLTNNIDYMQPPIEPTPEIRELAQNPAFQRMLKYAFIGSKETVKKKTKAFLEETNVNELMVVSHVYDHEDRVKSYRLFSEIMKDI from the coding sequence ATGTCGACAACTCAAAATAATATACCCTATTCAGTCTTAGAACTGGCCACTGTTGCTGCCGGCTCTACACCCGCCGATGCCTTCAGAAATAGTTTAGCCCTGGCGCAAAAAGCCGAACAATTTGGATATACCCGGTTCTGGCTTGCAGAACATCATAATATGATCAGCATTGCCAGCTCGGCCACTTCGGTGCTGATCAGCCATATTGCGGGAGGAACCAAAAAAATCAGGGTGGGGTCTGGAGGCATTATGCTGCCCAATCATTCGCCACTGATCGTAGCCGAAGAATTTGGAACACTCGGATCTTTGTTTCCCGACCGTATTGATCTTGGTTTGGGCAGGGCGCCCGGTACAGATCAGGTAACGGCTCATGCCATCCGCTCCGACAGAATGCAGGCGGTGTACAATTTCCCGGAAGAGGTAAGCCAGATCCAGCAGTATTTCTCCCCCGACAACCGCACCTCCAAAGTGAGGGCTACTGTTGCGGAAGGCGTGGAGGTGCCCATATACATTCTGGGATCCAGCACAGACAGCGCCTGGCTGGCAGCAAAAAAAGGCTTACCCTATGCCTTTGCCAGCCACTTTGCTCCCACCCATTTATTCGATGCTCTGGCAATTTACTACAATAATTTTCAGCCCTCTGAGTATTTGCAGGAGCCTTACAGCATTGCATGCATCAACATTATTGCGGCCGATACCGATCAGGAGGCAGAAAAGCTCTCGACCTCGCTGATAAAAATGATGTTTGGTGTTCTGACCAACAACATAGATTATATGCAGCCACCAATTGAACCAACACCCGAAATCAGGGAGCTGGCTCAAAATCCGGCTTTTCAGCGCATGCTGAAATACGCCTTTATCGGAAGTAAGGAAACAGTAAAGAAAAAGACCAAGGCTTTTTTAGAGGAAACCAATGTTAACGAGCTCATGGTGGTTTCGCATGTTTACGATCATGAAGATCGGGTAAAGTCTTACAGGCTGTTTTCTGAAATCATGAAAGACATTTGA